A single region of the Salvelinus sp. IW2-2015 linkage group LG20, ASM291031v2, whole genome shotgun sequence genome encodes:
- the shisa2a gene encoding shisa family member 2a: MRFLVALYLFFSLMHKHIVASSGEYCHGWSDSYKIWHKGFQCPEQYDGQDAKYCCGTCALRYCCTAVEARLDQSSCDLEEFFEFENDNTINMTPTVPAYLPFVIVVSTFLSFVLLGTIVSICCCQCLKPKAQDRQNASAPFQTSLLESGGPSPESMTPSRQSSSSSTGRSTLAPPRQPTTSTPGTDVNVNMYVAPLNNGYPVSSTQSNQYVPHPQPPGPFYQPYLNYGMPPEHTLLMAPFLENRSMYGHQLVHSIPQAPMHTEQLYTGVTI; this comes from the exons ATGCGTTTTTTAGTtgctttgtatttatttttctctttgaTGCACAAACATATTGTGGCCAGCTCAGGAGAGTATTGCCATGGCTGGTCCGACTCTTACAAGATCTGGCACAAGGGCTTCCAGTGTCCAGAGCAGTATGACGGCCAGGACGCAAAGTACTGCTGTGGGACCTGTGCGCTCCGCTACTGTTGCACGGCTGTGGAGGCGAGGCTGGATCAGAGCTCCTGTGACCTGGAAGAATTTTTTGAATTTGAAAACGATAACACAATCAACATGACACCAACGG TACCCGCCTACTTGCCATTTGTGATAGTTGTGAGCACATTTCTGTCCTTTGTGCTACTTGGCACCATTGTGTCCATATGTTGCTGCCAGTGCCTAAAGCCAAAGGCACAGGATCGTCAAAATGCATCAGCACCCTTCCAGACCAGCCTGTTGGAATCTGGAGGGCCATCTCCAGAGAGCATGACTCCATCTCGCCAGTCTAGTTCCAGCTCAACAGGAAGATCAACCTTGGCACCCCCAAGACAACCAACCACCTCCACTCCTGGCACTGATGTCAACGTAAACATGTATGTTGCGCCTTTGAATAATGGATACCCTGTTTCAAGCACACAGTCTAACCAGTATGTGCCTCATCCGCAGCCCCCTGGTCCATTCTATCAGCCATATCTAAACTATGGGATGCCCCCAGAGCACACTTTGCTAATGGCTCCATTCTTAGAAAACCGCTCAATGTACGGACACCAACTGGTCCATTCCATCCCTCAGGCTCCAATGCACACAGAACAGTTGTACACAGGTGTCACAATATGA
- the zc3h12b gene encoding probable ribonuclease ZC3H12B, with the protein MVLELAVPANAGPLLHRSIQHIERIFRVRVSYGSAESNCDSANVSTSNIIIVRVGEGEEDDCTKAKDYIVSLISPAHRKRERLTLALHIQLAALKSAIEYDSQAVVEVREHVVDISGGERNVMTAWSMVEKIKMEKHPCREEAPELTEAQQHSGESEEGSSSESESEEQHQLQLNSGGCKRKEHFSATKPHRQLCRSPCLDRPSFSQSCTLPELRIEDTKAAAVLKHGSDKEYQTKMEFALKLGYSGEQVETVLNKLGAAALINDILAELVRLGNKGEPEVQASSNTGTFVSRGGPCVKEAVSPEVSLEDDSVDPYDNLRPIVIDGSNVAMSHGNKEVFSCFGIQLAVDWFVEKGHKDITVFVPAWRKEQSRPDAPITDQDILRKLEKEKILVFTPSRRVQGRRVVCYDDRFIVKLACDSDGIIVSNDNYRDLQNEKPEWKKFIEERLLMYSFVNDKFMPPDDPLGRHGPSLENFLRKRPVVPEHKKQPCPYGKKCTYGHKCKYYHPERANQPQRSVADELRAFAKLSAVKTMSEGALAKCGTGPTTAKGDSGSEAKRVAPKRQSDPSIRSVACEPEERLSAVRKPEANSVPSLVSALSVPTMQPAKSHGAGALNTRSASSPVPGSLQFTHSSLEHMSSVQYPHPPILVTNSHGASVTYSEQFPKYDSVSTDHGYYSMLSDFSNMSMSSMHNVDSFCSMEHEQGXYXXNPSQHCPEPCLSHSNSDSFSSYGELYMSSVDSSLDESIKXQQXPAQSRLQAFSHGGFHHEALTRVQSYGXEEPKHGPXRKQSISHLAPHVQHPXVGAXSSCPGDYPLPQNVLPSQSSHPGRSLGMTRMDSISDSRLYESNPMRQRRPPLCREQHASWDPLPCGSESYGYHSYPLSNSLMQPCCERVMVRSMPDKMEQIWRSPWENPPQAERHVIPEHQYQTYRNLCNIFPAFVVHSVMEKNPHLTDPQQLAAVIVTKLRSCH; encoded by the exons ATGGTTTTGGAGCTGGCAGTGCCCGCAAATGCAGGCCCATTGCTTCACCGCTCCATCCAGCACATTGAGCGTATTTTCCGGGTGAGGGTCAGCTACGGATCCGCTGAGTCAAACTGCGACAGCGCAAATGTCAGCACCAGCAATATAATCATAGTTCGTGTCGGAGAGGGCGAGGAAGATGACTGCACCAAGGCAAAA gattACATAGTGTCCTTAATTTCGCCAGCTCACCGAAAGAGAGAGCGTCTAACGTTGGCTTTACACATACAGCTGGCTGCGCTGAAGTCAGCCATCGAGTATGATTCTCAGGCTGTGGTGGAGGTGAGGGAGCATGTGGTGGACATCTCCGGTGGCGAGAGGAACGTGATGACGGCATGGTCGATGGTGGAGAAGATCAAAATGGAGAAACACCCATGCAGGGAAGAGGCCCCTGAGCTGACTGAGGCCCAGCAGCACAGTGGGGAGTCTGAGGAGGGAAGCAGCTCAGAGAGCGAGTCAGAGGAGCAGCATCAGCTGCAGCTGAACAGCGGCGGCTGTAAGAGGAAAGAGCACTTCAGTGCCACCAAGCCTCACCGGCAGCTCTGTCGCTCTCCATGCCTGGACCGGCCCAGCTTCTCCCAGAGCTGCACTCTACCAGAGCTCCGCATTGAAGACACCAAGGCCGCTGCAGTGCTCAAACATGGCAGCGACAAGGAGTACCAAACCAAGATGGAGTTTGCCTTGAAGCTGGGATACTCAGGTGAACAGGTGGAGACAGTGCTGAACAAGTTAGGGGCTGCTGCCCTTATCAATGACATTCTGGCTGAGCTTGTAAGGCTTGGTAATAAAGGAGAACCGGAGGTTCAAGCCAGCAGTAACACCGGCACGTTCGTCTCCCGTGGAGGCCCCTGTGTCAAAGAGGCTGTCAGTCCGGAGGTGTCACTTGAAGATGATTCTGTGGATCCTTATGATAATCTCAGGCCTATCGTCATTGATGGATCGAATGTGGCGATGAG ccATGGAAACAAAGAGGTTTTCTCTTGCTTTGGTATCCAATTGGCTGTTGATTGGTTTGTGGAGAAAGGACACAAAGACATCACAGTGTTTGTTCCTGCCTGGAGGAAAGAGCAGTCGAGACCTGACGCCCCCATTACAG ACCAAGACATTTTGCGGAAGCTAGAGAAAGAAAAGATCCTAGTGTTCACCCCATCTAGAAGAGTCCAGGGAAGGAGAGTGGTGTGCTATGATGATCGCTTCATAGTGAAGCTGGCCTGTGACTCTGATGGCATTATTGTGTCAAATGACAACTACAGGGACTTACAGAATGAGAAGCCAGAGTGGAAGAAGTTCATAGAGGAGCGGCTGCTGATGTACTCGTTTGTCAATGATAA ATTCATGCCACCTGATGATCCTTTAGGAAGACATGGTCCAAGTTTAGAGAATTTCCTCCGCAAGCGTCCTGTTGTTCCAGAGCACAAAAAGCAACCCTGTCCATATG GGAAAAAATGCACTTATGGACATAAGTGCAAGTACTATCACCCAGAGCGTGCAAACCAGCCTCAGCGGTCAGTGGCTGATGAACTGAGAGCGTTTGCCAAATTGTCTGCTGTAAAGACAATGAGCGAGGGGGCCCTGGCCAAGTGTGGCACTGGACCCACCACAGCTAAGGGGGACAGTGGCTCTGAGGCTAAACGTGTGGCCCCCAAGCGCCAGTCTGATCCCAGCATCCGCTCAGTGGCCTGCGAGCCAGAGGAGAGACTGTCTGCTGTCCGTAAGCCTGAGGCAAATTCTGTGCCTTCCCTCGTGTCTGCCCTCAGTGTGCCCACCATGCAGCCTGCCAAGAGCCACGGGGCTGGTGCCTTGAACACTCGATCAGCCAGCAGCCCAGTACCCGGCTCCCTCCAGTTCACCCACAGCTCCCTGGAGCACATGTCTAGTGTACAGTACCCACACCCACCCATCCTAGTCACCAACAGCCATGGTGCTTCTGTCACTTACAGTGAACAGTTTCCTAAGTACGATTCTGTGAGCACAGACCACGGATACTACTCTATGCTTAGTGATTTTTCTAACATGAGCATGAGCAGCATGCACAACGTGGACAGCTTCTGTAGCATGGAGCATGAGCARGGGYTTTATCWGKGAAATCCCAGCCAGCATTGCCCTGAGCCCTGCCTCAGCCACTCTAACAGTGACTCCTTCTCCTCTTATGGGGAATTATACATGAGCTCAGTGGACAGTAGCCTGGATGAGAGCATYAAGGSYCAGCAGWCTCCTGCACAGAGCAGACTKCAGGCCTTCTCCCATGGGGGYTTCCACCACGAGGCCCTGACCCGYGTGCAGAGCTATGGCCKTGAGGAGCCRAAGCAYGGTCCAWGCAGGAAGCAGTCCATATCCCACCTGGCACCGCATGTCCAGCACCCTGRTGTTGGGGCCKGGTCCAGCTGCCCAGGGGACTACCCCTTACCTCAGAATGTCCTCCCGTCKCAGTCCTCGCAYCCGGGACGCTCCCTGGGCATGACACGRATGGACAGCATCTCAGACTCCAGGCTGTACGAGAGTAACCCCATGAGGCAGCGSAGACCCCCACTGTGCCGCGAGCAGCACGCCAGCTGGGACCCGCTGCCCTGTGGCAGTGAGTCCTATGGATACCATTCGTACCCCCTGAGTAACAGCCTGATGCAGCCGTGTTGTGAGCGGGTGATGGTCCGCAGCATGCCTGACAAGATGGAGCAGATCTGGAGGTCTCCGTGGGAGAACCCGCCTCAAGCCGAGCGCCATGTCATCCCAGAGCACCAGTACCAAACATACCGCAACCTCTGCAACATCTTCCCCGCTTTCGTGGTGCACTCTGTCATGGAGAAAAACCCTCATCTAACGGACCCACAACAACTCGCTGCTGTCATTGTCACGAAGCTGAGGTCTTGCCattaa